The DNA region GCTATCAATTAATTGGAAATGATCACAATCTGGACACAGGTGATGTTGACAGTGGCGTAAATGAGCAATTAGATTGTTTATAGCCTGTGTGAGTTGCTGCTGCTCGAGGTTAATTTTTTCAGAAGATAGCAGTTTAAAATCCAGTGGTGGTAGTTGAGTCGTAATCGTCAGTGCTTTACCAAATGCGATACCTGCAGAAACAACTATTCCATTGATTGACATACAGTTATCCTATTAGCAGAGGGTAATCAATAGTGAGGCCATTTTATCAACGGCCGCTTCGGCATGTTCCCCAGAGGCTAATATCGTAACGGATACACCTTGATATAAACCTAAGGTTTGTAATTTAAATAAACTTTTGGCACTGGCTTGTTTACCATTACATTCGATTATAATGTCACAATCAAATTCTTTGGCCTCTTTAACCAGTAATGCCGCTGGACGAGTGTGAATACCGTGTGGAGCAACAATAGTGACCGTTTTTTGATACATAGACAACATACTCTGTAATGAATGACAACTAACTACGTAACTGATCCATTATGTTTTGATAATGGATCAGTTTGGTATCAATATTCATCTAATTAACATTTTAATTTCAATTGTTTAGTGCAACAACGTGCTGTCACTTACGCTTGAGTAATACGTTATAGGATTCAGATTAGTGCTCAGATATTTAACCTGACGGGCTTAATATACCCTAAAGTGATAATGGCTAAAAGTGATGTTCTATTCGAAATCGTTCCAAGAGCATTTTCTAGTCAATGAGCTAACATTGACTAATAATAATATTAGAAGATATATAGAAGTGTTATAGGAAGGTAATTACACTTTCTACGCCTAGGACTTAGCCTAAACGTAGAAAGTGTTGGTTAGCATTATATTTTAAATTGTCCTAGTGTCTGGCTCATATCTACGCTAACTGTTTGTAGTGATTGGGCCGCATGACTGTGGGTTTCGTTAGCCGCTAACGACAACTCAGTTAGTTCAGAAATGGTATTAATGTTTTTGTTAATATCTTCGGTTACTAACGCTTGTTCTTCAGTGGCACTAGCAAGTTGTGTTGTCATGCCACTAATATTATCAATAAGCGCTAAGATTTCGATAATTGCATCGCTAGATTGTACTGCTTTTGATTGCAACTGACCTGATTGGTTTTGTGTATGGGCAATACTGTCCATTACTGATTTAATGCCTGTCTGGATCTGACTAATAATTTTATTAATTTCATTGGTTGAAGACTGAGTTCTGTTGGCCAGCGCACGCACTTCATCAGCCACAACAGCAAATCCTCGACCATGTTCACCGGCTCTTGCTGCTTCAATAGCGGCATTAAGTGCGAGAAGGTTAGTTTGATCTGCAATGCTGCCAATCACATCAAGAATACTACCAATCTCAGCTGATGAATGGCTCAATGTTAGCGATACTGTTTCTGCTTGATGTAATTCGTCGACTAAGCTTTCTGTTTGTTCAACTGTTTGCTGCATCAATTTGTGATTTTGTTCTGCTTGATGTTTCACATTAGCCGCTCCGTCTGCAGCATCCTGAGTATTTCGAGCCATTTCTTGACTGGTCGATAGCATTTGGTTAATCGCGGCTGCAACACTTTGGGTTTCACTGTGTATTTGGTTGGCACTTTGATTCGACGATTTAACGGTATCTAATAAATGCACTGCTTCATCGCTTAATGTATGCCCAAGTGGCTGTAATGTGGCCACCATGTTGGCAATTTTAATCACGAAATCATTGAATGCATTTGCCAATGCCGCCACTTCATCATTGCCTTCTGTAGACAAACGCTGAGTAAGATCACCTTCTCCTTTAGCGATTTGTTCCATTGCATCAATGGTGATCTTGAGAGGCTGAGTGATGGAATGATTCAGTAATAAAAAGAATACAAAAATAGGAACAGCAATCACCATCATGATAATAAAGATATCAATGATGATCTCGGTCATACTCTGATTGACATCGTGAACATTCGACTGTGTCATTATGGTCCAGTTTTGTGCTGGATACTGCTGTGCTGCAACTAATACTGTCTGGGATTGATTTTGCTGATCGACAAAAGAGAATTCGGCTTGCGCATTTTGGTTGTTTTTGGCGGTAGCAATTAATTGTTGATAAGAATTTGAATCATTTGATTTTGTTAAATTGCCTACAGGTTTACCTATAGAGCTTTGATTTAATGGATTGACAATAATGTTATGTTGACTGTCGACAATGATAAATCCCTGATTTTCACTGACTTGAATGTGACTAGCAAACAGGCTTAATTCTTCGGACGTAGCATTTGGCTTGGCTAAATTGAAAGCATCAAGTGTGCTGCTTAATTGCTTGACTTGCCCTGAAATCTGTTTAAATTTTTCTTCAATTAAATGATTGTATTGTTCTTTAATCGAAAACGAACCGAAAACAACAGTGCCTATAGCAGCCAAAGCTAACATAATGAATAAACGCTTGAAAATTGTTAAGCGCCTTAATAATTTAATCATTATTAGTCCTAATTTAATGTATCCATACAAAACGTAAGGAAATTATATCTAAGATATAAAATAACGTAAGTCCAATGGCTTGCTTTTGTGAGCAGACTACACATTTTTACATTTGTGAGTCAAATGTATCCAGCATGTAAAAGCTATTGATTATCAGTTGATTAGTGAAATATTTGGTTTGATTGATTAATTAACATGCTAATCGATTGTTTTAATTTTGATTTTTTTTTGTTTTACCCGCAAGATTAGGTCAAATAATGAAAAAGGTAACATCACTATGAATGCATCTTTAACCGTCAACAATGATGATATTTTGCTTAAACTTTGTCATTCCGTTTCTCATGTGCTGTCAAGCACTAGTGCAAGTCAAATTAGTCATGCTGGCATGGTGCAAAGTATTTCTCGGACGCGTTTAAAACCGGATTTGTCTTGTTTCTCTATTTTCGATGGCGGTTTTTCTGGTTTAGTGGTAATTAACTTTTCCGCAGCATCAGCGATTGAGATTTACCGTCGTTATATGATCAACATGGGAATGCCAGAAACAGAATTAGCCTTTTCGCATACTTCAGATGATGTCAGTAATGTGATGGGCGAATTAATGAACCAAATTTTAGGTGATTTTATTGGCAAAATATCTAAAGAATTACAAACATCAATTAGCCAAAGTCAGCCTAAAATGCTGGTTATTAATAAAGAGCTAACTATTTCCGTTGATACTAACCTCGATAATGCCGTCGCAAGACGAGTATCATTTAAGACTGAAAATAATCATATTTTTTATCTTGAATTTGCTATGGATAAAACCGAATTTATTCGCTCAGCAGACTTTGAAGTTGATGAAGAATTTGACCTTGATTCGTTAATCGAAACTCACGGTCAACCATCGCAAGCCAAAACCGATAAAACAAAAGATGTGTTAAATGATCCTAATGTAAAAGGCCTTGTTGTAGATGATTCAGATGACTTGCTCAGCCAATTAGGCCTATAACCACAGTAATACCACCATTTTCAACTAGTTGATTTGGTGGTTTACTTTTAGTGGCAACGATAAAAAATAAAGGGCTAACTATAACAATGACATCTAAAGCGACTTCTATTGATATAGCTTACCGTGCAGGAGTGTCTCAATCGACTGTGTCTCGCGCGCTAAGAAACAGCCCGTTGGTCAATTTAGAAACCCGCCAGCGTATTCAAGTCATTGCAAAAGAGCTTAATTATAAAGTCGACAAAAATGCCAGTAATTTGCGGATGCAGAATAGTCAAACAATAGCCCTGTTAATTTGTGAAGATCCGACAAACGATGATTCAATGATTAATCCTTTTTTCTTATCAATGCTAGGTTCAATTACTCGTGCGACAGCTCAGCAAGGATATGATTTACTTGTATCATTTCAACAGCTCTCCAGTGATTGGCATGCTGACTATGAAGACAGCAACAAGGCCGATGGCATTATTTTGCTGGGCTATGGCGACTATGTAGACTATGCCCATAAGCTTGATAAACTGATTGAACAAAGTACTCATTTTGTTATTTGGGGCGCAGAGCACAATAATAAAGCGGTATTATCGATTGGTTGCGATAATCATCAAGGTGGCTTCATTGCCACTGAACATTTACTAAAGTTAGGGCGTAAACAGATTGCCTTCTTAGGTGACTCATCAAGTAGAAGTCCAGAGTTCAGAGACCGTTATTTAGGCCATATCGATGCGTTAATAAAACTCGCGATTAATGTAGATAAACAACTGCAGTACGATGCCATTAACACTGAGGCATCGGGATATGAGGCGGCTAATGAGCTGTTAGATAAAGGCGTTGCATTTGATGCCATTTTTACTGCCAGTGATTTGATTGCTATTGGCGCTATTCGAGCGCTTAAACAACGTGGTGTATTGGTTCCCGAGCAGGTTGCTGTTGTAGGTTATGATGATATTCCAATCGCCAGCTTTGCAAACCCAGCGCTCACTACCGTTAAACAAGATACTCGATTTGCTGGTGAAATTTTAGTCGAAAGTGTGCTCAAATTGATCCGCGGTCAAGAGGTTAGCCCACGATTAATTCAAACTAATCTTGTTATCCGTCATTCTTGTGGCGCAACCACTGATAACAGTTAGTACCGATATGACTGATTGAGGTGTTACAGATTAATATTGAACAAAAGGTGTAACAAAAAATCACCTTGGTTTAGTAAGTCAAAGCTTGAGATAGATAATGTATCTCAATCATATTGATAACATTGCTTTTAAGGACAAAACTATTTATGGCAGGCGCTAGTTTATTAACCCTATTAGATGATATTGCGACTATTTTGGATGATGTCGCGGCAATGAGCAAAGTGGCGGCCCGTAAAACGGCTGGGGTGCTAGGAGACGATTTAGCGTTAAATGCGCAACAAGTGTCTGGTGTTGCCTCTGAACGTGAGCTCCCAGTGGTGTTTGCGGTAGCAATGGGATCATTTAAAAATAAAGTGATTTTAGTGCCAATGGCTATGCTGATCAGTGCGTTTATTCCATGGGCTATTACGCCTTTGCTGATGTTTGGTGGATTGTTTTTATGTTATGAAGGCTTTGAAAAGGTCTATCATTCACTAACACATAAGCGTACACCAGAGATTGATGATGATGCTGTGGTAGCTAAAGCAAAAGCGGATATTGAAGATTTAGCTGCATTTGAAAAGGAAAAAATCAAAGGCGCTATTCGCACCGACTTTGTGTTATCGGCTGAAATTATCGCTATCAGTTTAGGTGTGGCAGCCCACATGGATCTATTAGCTCAGTTTTTAACTTTATCGGTGATTGCTGTTGTTATAACCGTTGGTGTATACGGCTTAGTGGCAGGTATTGTTAAAATTGACGATCTTGGTTTATATCTTGCGAAACGTAAGCCAAGCGGAATAGGGCATAAAATAGGATTAGGTTTGATATCTGCAGCACCTTATTTAATGAAAATCCTCACCTTTGTCGGCACTATTGCGATGTTTATGGTGGGAGGCGGCATTTTAACCCACGGCATTCATCTGGTATTTGAATGGATTGAGCATGCACAAACCGTTGTTAATCAAATCAATGTCGTCGGTGGTTTTTTAGGCTTATTAACCCCTAGCGTGCTCAATGCACTATTTGGTGTCGTTGCTGGTGGTCTGGCCGTGCTAGTGATGAATGGTGTGATGAAATTAATACCATCTAAATCGTAGAAATATTTTCAGAATAGCGCTTTAAATACAAAAAGAGCATAGTCACCGACTATGCTCTTTTTGGTAATAATACTGCTTAATGTCTAAACAGCTAAATTATCATTATTTTCTGGGTTAGGCATCGCTTTTGGATTTGGCCCATATTCATTATCATCTTTACTGTTAAAGCACATTACAGCCAAAATGATTAAGATACCAAGGATAGGTATTAGTACTAATAGCAACCACCAACCAGAATGGTCGCTGTCGTGTAAACGGCGCACACTCACGGCCAAACTTGGGATTAATATAGCCAATGAATAAACTGAGCTAAGTAAGCCCGCACCATAAATATCACTGTATAAACCAACGCCCATATCAACTAAGGTTAATATAATACTAATGACCGCACTGATTAATCCAAACATCCAGTATTCTTTACGACGCGCTCGACCGCTAAAATCAAAATACTGCTTTAAAACTTTTAGATACCAATCCATTTGTTGTTCCTTAACGTTAACTTTTTTAATACGGTATATATGTAACAAGATCGTGTTGAATTAACAAGGTTTTGTTTAAAACTCTGACTAAGAATAAAGCTTTTGTGTACCACAACGGTTTGTTGAGCTAGCTACTAATAATGCTCTTAATAACAGGGCTCTTGATGTGTGCTTATCTCGCTAGCGTTTGCTTTACAACCGGGTAAAAGTCCCACACTTGTTCGTCGGTCATCGAACGTACCAATTTAACGTATTCTGCATGGGTCCAAGCCAGTGGGGTGGCTGAGTTAGTTCCTTGGCCCATTTTGTAACCATAGCGGGTGCCATTACCAACATTATCCCAAGCTTGCTCTGGCAACATGAGTCCTTGGTTAGCAAAGGTTTCCATTCCTTGAACATAAGTGTTGATCAGTTTGTGTTTTATGTCGGCCGATAATGTACCACTTGCGTTGGCTAGGGCTAATTCATAATGTCCGCGCTCACCAGTAAAGAATGGCCAAATACGTCCACGTTGATCTTCAGTATTGCCTTTTTCGGCATAACTAAGCCCTGTTACAGTGTCTTCGCCGTAACCATCGTTACCATAACGACGGTATCCTGGGACTTTGCTGCCATCTTTGGCGGTAAATTGGTATTTAACTCGTAAGTTATCTTCAAGACCTTGATTATCTATCAACATTAAGCTGTTTTTAATAACAGGATCTTGGGCGTCAACAACACCATAACGGACTAATTCTAAAAAACCACCGTCTAAAATCATCCGCTGATCGAGTCCCGGTTTACCGTTATTATCTAAGAGCTTATCTGCGTTATTCGGATTGCCATTAGGACTAATGCGCACATAGTAAGGTGAAATATTACCTTGGGCATCTGTTTGACCTAATAAGCCTGTGGCGGTGACCATCGTTGTTTCAAGTTGATTTTGTAGTTTTCGTGCTAAATCGGCAAACTTAGGCGCTTGTTTATCTTTCGCTAGCGCTCCTATGTCACTGGCAGCCACTAAGCCAGCAATGACAGCTGCAGTGGTTGAGGGCGAAAATCCAGCTTGTTCTTCCCAGCGTTCTTGTTGAGTACTCGGAGGGGTAATTTTAGTATCATTCCAATTCAGTTTTACTTCACCACCTTTAACTAAAAAATCTGCAGCGGGTTTAAGCATGTCGTTGTACCACTGGGTTATTTCTGCATCGCTAAGTACACCTGCTTGCCACAGTTTCCAGCCGAGCATGATTGGCATGGCTGTTTGATCTAGCTGCACGCCAACCCATTCAATTTTACCATCGACATGAGTTTTCTGTAAAAACCATCCAGGCGTACCTGTAAAACCGGGTGTTTGTTGTTGAACTTGAACTTGCTTTAAATATTCAAAAGCCACTTTTGGTGTTTGAGTATCGCCCATGGCTAAAAATGCCATTGCGCATTGGTAAAAATCACGTGGCCATACGGCTTTATAGCCTGTGCTGCCGACTTTAGCTGAAACTGTGTCGCCCCAAGGGTTTGAAAGGGATGCGATTAATGCACCTGCATGGGTTTTATCTTCTTGAGCTTTTAACACTAAGGCGCTGGCATAGAGTAATTTACCGTTATCTGTGGTGTTGGTACTCATGCTATTTAGTGGTTTAAGTGAGGTTAAATAGTCTTTCCAGCCAAGATGTTTGTCGTCGCCTAAATAGGCTTGTTTAACGGCATCATAACCCGCATCCAATGTTGCTTGAGTGGTGGCTAGGCTGCTTGCTTTGTCTTTACCAAATCCAATAACCAAGTTAAAACGTAAACTATCATTAGCCTTTTTAAGAGGAGGGTATTGAGCCGTTAGCGCAACATTTCCACCTTGGTTGGTGTTGCTAGTGGCTTGGTAAAGCGAATCTAGTTTGCCATTATCTTGTATATCTAACAGGCCATCTGATGTGCCGACGAACCCAGCGCTAGCGGCGACAAAATCAACATCTGTTTTAACGGTCATTACCGTTGAATTAGTGTCACTTGTGTAAGCCACTAGCGATTGGCCTTCTACACTGGCAATGTCATTGGCGCCGCTGTTATCAATGTGCGGATTGACATAAAGATGTGGTGTAATGCCAGCCTCAAAAGCTGTAAAGGTGACTTTCATCATCAAGCTACTTCTATCGGGATCGGTAAAGATATGTTTTTCTATTTGGTATTTACCTTCAACATCTTTATTAATGACTTTATAAGCCAGCGATAATGGTCGTCCCATATCATCGGTATCTAAATACTCAATAGTGCTTATTGTGTTGTCTTTTTCAGTATCGACAAAGCCATTGCCAGAGATAATGAATTGCAGTTCTTTAAGCTGGGCGTTGTGGATAAGGCCAAACATGGTCTCGGTTAATATCCCTTGAGCTATCGAAAACCAGACTTTACTTACTGGATTTACGGCAGTGTCTTGATATTGGCCGTTAACATAGGGTTCGTAAGATGTGCCAATTCCTGTTTTACCAGCAAATGCCCAAGTAGGTTCTATGCCAGGCATACCTGGAGCGACGTTAATAACCTGAGCAGGTGTGTTTACTTGAGTATCAACAGGTGAGCACGCACTTAAGGCTAGTGACATAATGCTGGTTGTGATGGTTTTGGCTATAACACTGCGATGGCTGTGTAAATGTGGCTTTAACATGGAATTCCCCAAAATATTAATTTCAAACTAGCTACCAGTGACAATGACTGGTAATCCTTATTGTGTTTGTTTGTCTTGATCTACAAATAGCACCGCAATGCCAGACAACATCATAAATATCCCGCCTAGTACTAATGCATAAATAGGCTGGCCATCAAAAAACACCTTAAGCAATAAACCAAGAATACTGGCAGCTAACAACTGTGGGATCACAATGAAGAAGTTAAAAATTCCCATGTAAACGCCCATTTTTTTCGGAGGTAATACACCAGATAACATGGCGTAAGGTACCGATAGAATCGATGCCCAGGCAAAACCGACGCCAATCATTGGTATCCACAACAGGTTAGGGTTTTCAATAAACATAAAGCTGATGAGACCCGCTCCGCCAATAAACATGTTGATGGTATGGGTAAGTTTAATGCCGACGGCTTTGGCTAGAAACGGAATAACAATCGCAGCAATTGCAGCAAAGCCGTTATATGACGCGAATAACATACCGACCCAATCTGCACCGTCATTATAGGCTTGTGATACCACATCTGTGGTGCCGTAATGGTACGACGTAACGGCCGCTGTGGTGTAAATCCACATTGCGAATAGGGCAAACCAAGCAAAAAATTGTACCAGTGCTAGCTGACGCATGGCTTTTGGCATATGAAACAAATCATCGACAACATTAAACGTCATGCCTAATCCGTCGCGTGTTGCTGACGATTCAGTGTTGCTGTTTGACAGTTTGGCTAACTTACGCGAGCAGTAAAGTTGCAGTGGTCCGAAGGTGAAAATACCCAAGCTTAAAATATAAAGTTGCTTATCAAGGTCCTGGGTAACAATTGCGAGGGTGAAAATGGCGCCAATCGCCATCCATAGAATCGCACCATTTTGATATTGTTTGGCTGTGCGCGTATTGACGTTAGTGTCTTGTGCGTCAGTGGTGTCTTGTTGATTAAATTCCGCTAATTGCTCTGGAGAATATTCTTTGGTTGAAATAATGGTCCAACCCACGGTTAGCATTAGTACCGCGCCACCAAAGTAAAATGCATAGCGCACAGAGTCGGCAATTTCGCCCGCTGGTGCGGTGTTTTCGACATCAAATACATTAGTTAAAATATATGGCAAGGCAGAGGCCACCACCGCGCCGATACCAATGAAAAAGCTTTGCATTGCATAGCCCTGGGTTCGTTGGTTTTTGGGCAGATTATCGCCCACAAAAGCCCGAAACGGTTCCATGGCGATATTGATCGATGCATCCATAATCCACAACATACCCGCAGCAATCCATAAAGTAGGCGAGTGCGGCATGATAAAGAGTGACAATGTGGTTAATACTGCACCAATTAAAAAATACGGGCGACGACGGCCAAGGCTATTCCAAGTATTGTCACTTAAGTAACCAATAATAGGTTGTACAATGAGGCCGGTAAGCGGGGCTGCAATCCATAAAATGGGGATGTCATCAATAGATGCACCTAACGTTTGAAAGATACGACTAACGTTGGCATTTTGCAGTGCGAAACCAAATTGGATCCCCAAAAAGCCAAAACACATATTGAAGATTTGCCAAAAATTAAGCTGCGGTTGTTGGGGGATATTTTTATGATTATTGCCAGACATGTGACATCCTTTTTGGTAAGTCATTGTGCTTACTTCTTTTAATTCTATTGCTAATGTTAGTCTTACTGGTTTTCGTTTGTATCTTCAGTTTAAATATTTACAGCTAATCTGTTGCCAATTAGTCATTAGACCTATGTAACGATAGCCAAAAAAATAGCGAATACGCATCTCCCTAAGACGGGTATTCGCTAAGACCTGCGCTTTATTCATTGCCGACTTTCGTCAAATTATCAACGGATAAAGTTAAACAAGGTACTCTAAAACTGATGATCTCCATGGCCGAAGACTCACCAGAAACGACCTAATCCATTTCGTCCTGCAATCACAGATGAAATAGCTGGGTATATCCTATCCTCGAGCTCGTTGTTGGTACAACTTAATACATACGTATTCATGCCTTTTGGATAACTTAACACATACGCTTTATTAACATTTTTAAGGCTTAATTTGCTTAAAGCGCTTTAAAACGAATTGCCGTACCACCACTGGCAGCTAATGATAAATTTAGGGTGTCTTTTGCTGTAACGTTTTTAGACTCAATCACATAATCATAAGGGTTTGTTAGCCAATCCGCTTTATCTCCGTCACGATAAATTGTGGCTTGATAATGTTTACCTGGAGTTAAAAAGTTAAGCTTTAGCGTCAATTTTCGTGAGTTTTCATCTGTTAATGCGCCTAGATACCAGTCTTCTGTACCGCGTTGTTTTCTTGCAAAGGCAACATAATCGCCAATTTCACCCGCAAGGGCGATACTGTCGCTCCAATCCGTTGGTACATCTTGAATAAATTGAAATGCATCTAAGCGTTGTACATAATTACGTGGTAAATCTGCAGCCATTTGAATTGGGCTGTACAACACAACATATAAGGCTAATTGTTTTGTGAGCGTGGTTTTGACTCGGTTAACCGCATCTAAACCTTCAGGCGCTAAATTAAAGATGCCAGGGGTGAAGTCCATCGGCCCAGCTAGCATACGAGTATAAGGTAGAATTGCCGTATGTTCTGGAGTATTGGGTGGGCTTCCCCATGCATTAAACTCTTGGCCTCGAGCGCCTTCGCGTGCTATCCAATTTGGGTAAGTGCGGCGCAGGCCGGTATCTTTAATCGGCTCGTGAGTATTAATGCTAATGCCACGTTTTGCGGCTTCGGTAACGCTATGTAGATATTCGTTAACCATAAATTGGCCATCGTGCCATTCATGTCTAACGATGCCATTTTCATCTATTCGTTTAATATCACCACCGTCCGCAACATAACCTGTCTTAACTTGAGTTACGCCATGCTCTTGATACATATCATAGGCATCACTCATTTGATTACGATAATTGGTTACCGAGCCTGAGGTTTCATGGTGACCGATTAAACGGACATTTTTACTGTGCCCGTATTGAGTAATTTCATCGATATCAAAATCAGGATAAGCTTTAGTAAAACTAAACACATCGCCGTTATCGAACCAACTACCATCCCAGCCTTCATTCCAACCTTCAACCAATACACCATCAAACCCATATTGGGCGGCAAAGTCCATATAACGCATGGTTTCGCTGGTGGTCGCGCCATGCTTAGGTCCGCTTCCCCAGGTGTTTTCATCGAGGTGCATACCCCACCAAATGCCAACGTATTTACCTGGTTTCACCCAAGACACATCACCTAATTTATTGGGTTCGTTAAGGTTAAGGATCAGGTCTGAGTTAAGCAGACCTGGGGCATCTTTAGCTATTTGAATCGTACGCCATGGTGTTGAAAATCCAGGTTGAGTCTTCACGCGAATACCGTCCGACCATGGCGTTAAATCAGCACGTAAAATCCCGTCGCGACCTTGATTAAGCACCATAGCAGCATAGTCGGTGAGGGCGGCTTCATGGATACTCAGATGCACGCCATCGGCCGTTCTAAAGGTCATTGGTGTGTGGGCTCGGTCGATTTTATCAAGCGAAGTTGTACGGTATAAATATTCGTAACGGTTCCAACCGCGCCCTGGGATCCACCATGCGGTAGTATGTTGTGGATCTGGAATCGTAAATTCAGTTAATTCGTCGGTAATATTCAGTTTGGGAGTGTTATTGAGTCCAGCTTGTTTTGGCACCAAGTAGCGAAAACCAATACCGTCGTTAAAGGCTTTAAATTCAATATCAAAATCGACTTTGCCGTTACTCAGGGTCGTCACTATGCGATTGTAATTATCACGAACATTCTCACGCTCACCCCAAGGTTGCTGCCAAGTTTGGTCAACACTGTTGGTGGTGACATTTTTTATACTGAAATCTACCCCCAATTCACCTAATTGCTGAAATACCAAGCCAAGTTTACTCGGGTTAACCACGGTTTTACCGTTGAAGCTCACTTGATATTCAGGATGACCATTGTCATCAGTCAAACTGATGTTGATGTGTTTGTCTGGGGATTCGACGTT from Shewanella polaris includes:
- a CDS encoding MFS transporter translates to MSGNNHKNIPQQPQLNFWQIFNMCFGFLGIQFGFALQNANVSRIFQTLGASIDDIPILWIAAPLTGLIVQPIIGYLSDNTWNSLGRRRPYFLIGAVLTTLSLFIMPHSPTLWIAAGMLWIMDASINIAMEPFRAFVGDNLPKNQRTQGYAMQSFFIGIGAVVASALPYILTNVFDVENTAPAGEIADSVRYAFYFGGAVLMLTVGWTIISTKEYSPEQLAEFNQQDTTDAQDTNVNTRTAKQYQNGAILWMAIGAIFTLAIVTQDLDKQLYILSLGIFTFGPLQLYCSRKLAKLSNSNTESSATRDGLGMTFNVVDDLFHMPKAMRQLALVQFFAWFALFAMWIYTTAAVTSYHYGTTDVVSQAYNDGADWVGMLFASYNGFAAIAAIVIPFLAKAVGIKLTHTINMFIGGAGLISFMFIENPNLLWIPMIGVGFAWASILSVPYAMLSGVLPPKKMGVYMGIFNFFIVIPQLLAASILGLLLKVFFDGQPIYALVLGGIFMMLSGIAVLFVDQDKQTQ
- a CDS encoding glycoside hydrolase family 97 protein; this encodes MARVNSTHSTTSTAHLSFIPNIIVLSSAIAFATLTVPSIVQAKTVNVESPDKHINISLTDDNGHPEYQVSFNGKTVVNPSKLGLVFQQLGELGVDFSIKNVTTNSVDQTWQQPWGERENVRDNYNRIVTTLSNGKVDFDIEFKAFNDGIGFRYLVPKQAGLNNTPKLNITDELTEFTIPDPQHTTAWWIPGRGWNRYEYLYRTTSLDKIDRAHTPMTFRTADGVHLSIHEAALTDYAAMVLNQGRDGILRADLTPWSDGIRVKTQPGFSTPWRTIQIAKDAPGLLNSDLILNLNEPNKLGDVSWVKPGKYVGIWWGMHLDENTWGSGPKHGATTSETMRYMDFAAQYGFDGVLVEGWNEGWDGSWFDNGDVFSFTKAYPDFDIDEITQYGHSKNVRLIGHHETSGSVTNYRNQMSDAYDMYQEHGVTQVKTGYVADGGDIKRIDENGIVRHEWHDGQFMVNEYLHSVTEAAKRGISINTHEPIKDTGLRRTYPNWIAREGARGQEFNAWGSPPNTPEHTAILPYTRMLAGPMDFTPGIFNLAPEGLDAVNRVKTTLTKQLALYVVLYSPIQMAADLPRNYVQRLDAFQFIQDVPTDWSDSIALAGEIGDYVAFARKQRGTEDWYLGALTDENSRKLTLKLNFLTPGKHYQATIYRDGDKADWLTNPYDYVIESKNVTAKDTLNLSLAASGGTAIRFKAL